The genomic DNA TACTCCAACAGCATCCGCCTCGTCGCCAGCTTCGACCTGCTCGAGTCGCTGAAGTCGCGCAAGGCCGTGGTGCTGCTCTCGCTCTACATGGTTGGCGCGCTGGGCGCGTCCGGCATCTTCATTCGCCTGCTCGGAATCGTGCGAGAGCGCCTGGCGGAAGAGGTCGGGCAGGCGATCGACACCAAGATGTTGATGGAGAACCCCGGCATGGCGCGGCTGCTCGGGTCCCTCACGGGCGACGCGGAGGTCGGGCGGGCCGTCGCTTCGATTCCGCCCATCGCAATCTTCTATGGCTGGCTCGCGATGAACTTCGTGCCGCTGTTGGTCTTGTTTACCTCGGCAGACGCGATCTCGGGCGATGTGGCGAGTGGCGCGGTGCGCTACTCGTTGTTCCGCACCGACCGGCTGAGCTGGGCGATCGGCAAGTTGATTGGCCAGACCTGCCTGATGGCGCTCGGAGTGCTCGTGGGAGCCCTCGCGTGCTGGGCGACCGGCATGATCTGGCTCGATGGCATGCCCCCAGTCGACTCCGCTGTGTGGCTGCTCCGAATATCCGGGCGCGCCATCATCTACAGCTTTGCCTACCTCGGAATGGTGATGTGTGCGTCGCAGCTCACCCGCACCAACGCCCGCGCTGGCGGACTCGCGCTCTTGCTCACCTTCGTCTCCTCCCTCGCAGGCAGCATCTTTCAGGCGGACCTGGTCGTCGAGCAGGCGCCGGGATTGTTTCGAGTCCTCTCCAAGCTCGTTCCAGCGGGGCACCACCTGGCGCTCTGGCACCCGGGCCTCGTCCAGAGCGGCTCCGCCATGTTTGGGCTCATCAGCATCGGCCTCGCGTTTTTTGCCTTGGGGTTCTGGCGCTTCTCGACGAGGGACGCATGACCGACGCGCTCGCGATTCGCGGCCTCAGGAAGGCGTACGGCCGCACGGTCGCCCTCGACGGACTCGAGCTCAGTGTGCCCAAGGGTGTGATCTGCGGCTTCATTGGTCCGAACGGGGCGGGCAAGACGACCACCTTCGGTGTCACCGGCGGTCTGATCCGGGCGGACTCCGGCGAGGTCGATGTGCTCGGCCATGGCCCACTGAAGCCCCACACTCGGCCGGGGCTCTTGACCATGTTGCCGCAGGACTGCGAGCTCTCCCCCCACGTTTCGCTGCGGCAGCTGCTCACGCACTACGCCGAGCTCCAGGGGCTCACCCGAGGCGAGGCCACGCGCGACGTGGACGCGCGGCTCGAAGAGGTTGCCCTCGTGGATCGCGCCGAAGCGCGCATCAAGAGTCTGTCGCACGGCATGCGGCGGCGGGTGGGCATCGCGCAGGCGCTGCTCGGGTCGCCTGCGCTAGTACTGCTCGACGAGCCGACCAGCGGACTCGATCCCGAGCTGGTGGTCCGCATGCGCGATGTCTTTGCTTCGCACCGCGGCCAACGCACGCTGGTCGTGAGCTCACACAACCTGCTCGAGCTCGAGGCGCTCTGCGACCACGTGATCTTCATCGAGCGCGGGCGCTGTATGCGCAGCGGTTCGATGGCCGAGGTCACCGAGCAAGGTCTAGTCATGCGCTACGCGGTCGAAGCAGCGGTCGATCTGCGGGCCCTCGAAACAGCGCATCCGGAGCTCGAAATGACCTGGGAAGGCAAGACGCTGATCGCACGGGGTTCGGGCAGCTGGACAGCGGCCACCATCAACACCGCGATCATCCCGTATCTCTTGCACATGAACGCCGGCTTGCTCGAGATCCGGCGTGGCAAGTCGCTGGAGGACGCCTACCTCGCCGGCAAGGCCGAGGCCGACGCGGAGGCCGAAGCCGAAGCCGAAGCCGCCAGCGAAGACGACGAAGAGGACGACGGCTGAGGCCGTCATTGGTGCACGAGTCAGGCGCGCGCCCCGGCGGCCACGCCGACGCGGGGTGTGCGGCCTGTCACTTGTAGTTGATGGCGGTGTACGGGCTGCCAGTGCTGAAGCCGCAGGCGGCCATCGTGAATGCAGGGCTGACCAGTGCCAGGTAGTGTCCGCAAGTCGGATTCGACGCGGTGACCTGGCAGTTGGGGCACTTGCCCGCGAAGCCGTCGTTCAAGCTCGGGCATTGGTCGCAGCCGGAGCAAATTGCCTGATTCTTCTCGGCCCACATCAGGTCGATGCAGTTTGTCACCGAGCTGGGACCGCTACCCGGACACTCTCCTTGTCCGTACGCCCCGCAGTTGTTGCCGCCGATGAAGGCAGCGTGAGGGCCGTGCGTCGAGTCGTAGGTCGCCTCGTCGTCGACACACGACTCTGCAGAAGTCCAGCGTGTGTACGGGTTGCGCCCCTTGCCAGCGCGCAACTCGTTGATGTGGTCGATGCAAGCCTGGCGTGCAGCCGCGTTCGGATCCGAGCCGCCGCCACCACCGGTTGCGGTCGTGCCACCGGTCGAAGTCGTGCCGCCAGTCGCGGTCGTTCCACCCGTTGCGGTGGTGCCGCCGGTTGAAGTCGTGCCGCCAGTCGCGGTCGTGCCACCCGTCGCAGCAACGGCGCCCGAGCCTCCGCCGCCAGAGGCAGAGCCTCCGGTCCCGCCGCCGTCGTCGGATGAACCACACCCGGAGAGGAGCGCGAGGCACAAACCCCCGAGCCAGGATGCTCGACACGATCCAGACGGCGTCTTCACACGCTCATGCGACGGCATTCTCGCGTGAAGGTCAAGCGGCGCCGCCCGCAAGCCAGTCTTGATCGGATCTCCCCGAGCCGAGCGCTGCGTTGGCAGCGCCTCCTCGAAGCGTGATTGCCGATCGTGTCCAGACAACTCGCCGAGTCGATGCGCTTTCCTTCGCGACACCAAGCGCTGAAACGCTGCTGGCACGCCCCCCCTGCAAATGGGGCGTGCGCGGAATGCCCTTGGTGGTCTTTGCCAGCAGCAGCGCTGTGGGCGCACGACCGCGCTTCGCCGTTGCGGTCGACCTGACGCCAGTTGTCGGTGGCCGCAGCGGCTCGGACCGGCTATTCTTTGGTTCATGCGCCGCCTGATGGTCAGCCTCTCGGTTCTCTGCGCGCTGTCCGCACTGACTGCGTGTGGTGTCGACGAAGAGGGCAGCTTGTTTACGGGCGGTGCTGCAGGCTCCGATGGCGGCGTGTCGGGCGGCAGTGGAGGAAGCGGCGGGAGCGTGCAGGTTGGCGGTACCTCGAGTGGGGGCGGTGGCGGTGCTGCCGGCGGAGGCGGCACGACCGGCAGCGGGGGCATCGCCGGCAGCGGGGGAG from Myxococcales bacterium includes the following:
- a CDS encoding ABC transporter permease subunit, with amino-acid sequence MKYSNSIRLVASFDLLESLKSRKAVVLLSLYMVGALGASGIFIRLLGIVRERLAEEVGQAIDTKMLMENPGMARLLGSLTGDAEVGRAVASIPPIAIFYGWLAMNFVPLLVLFTSADAISGDVASGAVRYSLFRTDRLSWAIGKLIGQTCLMALGVLVGALACWATGMIWLDGMPPVDSAVWLLRISGRAIIYSFAYLGMVMCASQLTRTNARAGGLALLLTFVSSLAGSIFQADLVVEQAPGLFRVLSKLVPAGHHLALWHPGLVQSGSAMFGLISIGLAFFALGFWRFSTRDA
- a CDS encoding ABC transporter ATP-binding protein yields the protein MTDALAIRGLRKAYGRTVALDGLELSVPKGVICGFIGPNGAGKTTTFGVTGGLIRADSGEVDVLGHGPLKPHTRPGLLTMLPQDCELSPHVSLRQLLTHYAELQGLTRGEATRDVDARLEEVALVDRAEARIKSLSHGMRRRVGIAQALLGSPALVLLDEPTSGLDPELVVRMRDVFASHRGQRTLVVSSHNLLELEALCDHVIFIERGRCMRSGSMAEVTEQGLVMRYAVEAAVDLRALETAHPELEMTWEGKTLIARGSGSWTAATINTAIIPYLLHMNAGLLEIRRGKSLEDAYLAGKAEADAEAEAEAEAASEDDEEDDG